The sequence GCCGGCGCGGTGCTATGGATATGGGTGTTGAACCCGCAGTTCGGCATCCTGAACGTCGGCCTGATGCACCTCGGCATCCACAACCCGCCCGGCTGGCTCTCCGACCCGGCGTGGTCCAAGCCCGCCCTCGCGATTATGGGAATGTGGGGCGTCGGCGGTTGGATGGTCATCTTCCTCGCCGGCCTGCAGGACGTGCCGACGGAACTGCACGAATCGGCGCAACTGGACGGCGCCAGCGCTTTCCAATCGTGGTGGCACATATCCGTGCCGTTCATGAGCCCTCACCTGTTCTTCGCGAGCGTGATGGGTTTGATCGGCGTGAGTTCGTATTTCGCGCAGCCGATGGTTATGACGGGCGGCGGCCCGGCGGACAGCACGCTGTTTTACGCCCAATATCTGTTCATGAACGCGTTCCAGTGGTTCAAGATGGGCTATGCCTGCGCCATGGCGTGGAGCCTCGCCATCGTGCTGATGATTCTCACCTGGCTGGTGTTCCGATCCTCATCGAAGTACGTGTACTACGCGGGAGAATGAAGGCATCAATCAGGATTTTCACCGCTGAGGACGCGGAGGTCGCAGAGGAACGCAGAGCAGAAGCAATTCGCCCTCTGCGCCCCTCAGCGTCCTCTGCGCCCTCAGCGGTAATGAACAAGTAGTGTCGAGGTAGACCTTGCGCAAAACCGTTTTCCAACAGTTGATTTCCTATCTGCTGCTCATCGCGCTGAGCATCGTGTTCATCGTACCCTTCGTCTGGCTCGTGACCACGTCCGTGAAGCCCGATGACCAGATTCTGCACTATCCGCCCATCTGGATACCGCACCCGTTCAACTGGCGGAATTATGCGGATGGGCTGACGGCGATACCGTTCGCGCTCTACCTGCGCAACACGCTGCTGATCTGCGCGGCGGTGGTCGCCGGTACGGTGCTTTCGTGCTCGATGGTGGCGTACGGACTCAGCCGCATTCCGTGGAAGGGGCGCGACGTGCTTTTCTACGCGCTCGTCGGGACTATGCTCCTGCCGCCCCAGGTCACCATGGTCCCCGTCTTCAGTATCTTCAAGAACCTCGGTTGGCTGGACACTTACCTGCCGCTGACGTTTCCGGCCTTCCTCGGCGGGGCGTTCAGCGTGTTCCTGCTGCGGCAGTTCTTCCGGTCCATCCCGAACGAACTCACCGAGGCGGCGCGCATGGACGGCACGACGGAGTTCGACAACTACTGGCGCATCATTCTGCCGTTGGCCAAGCCCGCCCTGTGGACGGTGGGCCTCTTCGCGTTCATCGGCGCGTGGAACGACTACCTCGGCCCGCTCATCTACCTGTTCGACGATCGAAAATACACACTCAGCCTGGGCCTGGCGATGTTCCGCACCCAATACGGGGCGGAGTGGGGCCAGATGATGGCGGTGAGCACGGTGGTGACCGTCCCGCTGGTGATCCTGTTCTTCTTCACCCAGCGTACCTTCGTACAGGGCATCACGATGACGGGAATTAAGGGATGATACCGACTGGCTAATTGAGGTTAGGCCAGGGTCAGCCAGAGCGGCGGGATCTGAACGCATTGGCAGGCCTCACGAGACAAGGTTTTAAGCCATCGTCTGACCCCGATGGCAGGCCGCGTGTGGGTTCATGTCTGCCTGATAACCTACAATTAGGCATGGAGTTTCTTTACTACACGTCAAGGAGTCTGTCATGCTTAGTCGCTCACGTTGTATCACTGCTTTGAGCCTCGTCCTCCTCGCGGCGATGGCTCCCCGTCCCTCCTCCGCCCAGCAGGTAAGCGTCATCGCCGCCGGCAAAAACGCGATGGCGCCGGCGACCGCCGACGGAATTGTCTACTTCCTCTCCGATGACTCCAGGCTCTACGCGGTGAATGCCGCCGATGGCAGCCCGGTCTCCGGCTTCCCCGCCGATATTGCCGCCGCGGTGAACGACGGCAGCAAACCAATCGGCCGCCCCTCCATCTACGATGCCGGTGACGGCAAGGGCATCTATGTTGCCACGGACAACGGCGGCGTGGTGCGGTTCGGTGCGGATGGCGCCGTAAAATGGGTCTACAAAGGCGCCAGTGATAAGCTGTACGTACCGAATGTCTACTCGCCCGCCTTAACGGCGGACGGTGACGTATTCGCCGTCTCGACGTATTCCGGAGCGGGCCACGTAATCAAGCTGCGCGCGGCCGACGGCGGATTCGTGATCGCTTCGCCGGGCATGCCCAACGCATCGGCGCTGGCTGTGGTCGACGGATACGTGTACTCGGGAAACAACGGCGCGACGGTGTTGAACACATCCGACCTGAGCATACGGGCCGGACTGGGAAGCAGCAGCACCAACTTCGGTCCGGCCTACATCGTCGGGAATTCACTCTTTATGGCGTCGAACACCGGCGGTGGGTACCTGTACAAGGCAAACCGCACGACCCTGGCGTTCGATGCAACCTTCGCCGGTGCAGGCGCGGCCAGCGTCTCCGCGGACGGGGTAAATTGCATTTTTGCGGACACGACCGCGAAACCCGCGCCAAAGCTCTATGCTGCCACAGGCGGCTTGCTGTGGCCAACCGTATACGAGGTCGATGGCGCCACGGGAGCGACGAAAACCCTCATCCAGACGCCCCTGCTCGGCATCCCCTATGGAATCGTCATCAACCGCTCCAACAACACCCTCGCGTTCAGCTGTATACAGGCGAATATATCGACTGGCGAGGTTAAATACGTCCTCTACCAGGTTTCCATTGCCGATCCGGTCAACGGCGTGAGAATCAGCCCGAACCTTCAGGGCGAACTGACCTTGCCCGCATTTGACCCCATCACCAAGCGGTTCTTCGTGGGGAGCACCGGTGCGGTGAATGGAATCCTGTACGGTTTCGACAGCATGTAATGAGGGGCGTGTCGTGAAGGGAAGGCGGTTATGAAAAAGCTGCCGGTCGCGATATTCGTCGTGCTCTCACTTGTAATTGTGGTTCGACTGCCCGGCCCCGCCACGGTCCACGCCCAACCGGCGGCCGTGCTCGACCGGGCAGTCGAACTCGCTTCGAAAGGCGCCAGCCTCATGCCGCCGGACCAGTTGCGCCGCTGGGCGCCGGATGCGGTAACCGGCGCTTCAGCGACGCGCGTGGATGCCGCGGCGATGAACGTCATTCGAAGGGCGGAGAAAGCGTTCATCCTTGATCCCTCCGCGTCGTCGCTGGATCTTATCCCCGAACCCGACCGCACGCGCTTCAAGGACTTCCAATGGGACCCGGACGACTATCCCGGCGGGCCTGTGGGGCCGCACGAGGAGGTCGCACTCGCGCAGGACGCCGCGTTGAGCCGCATCCGCGCCGAACGCCGCGCGAACTCCACCGCAACGGCCGTCGTCAGGGAATCGGAGTTCAACAACGACGTCTGGAAGTACATCGAATCCGAGGAACGAGTGGTGCCCGGTCAGGAACGCTTCAAACTGAACCGCTGGGCGCTGGCATCGTTTATCGCCATGCGCGAGGCAGCGAAGCGGGACGGCGTGGACATCGTGATCCTCTCCTCCAACCGCCTGCCCGCCACCGCGGCGCAAAACGCGACGAGGGAGAGCAACTCGTACGCCGTTGCGCGCTTCTCCAGCCACATCTTGGGGCTGGCGATGGATATTCAGCTGCGCGACGTGGCATTGGCGGTGTCGGAAACCAGCACGCGCCCGATGAGCAACGTCATCGCGATGCGCCGGTCGAGGGCGCATAAATGGATGTTCCTGCGCGGCGCGGCGTTCGGTTGGTACCCCTATCAGCACGAGCCGTGGCACTGGGAGTACAACCCGCCGGGTTTCCGCGAACGTTTCTGGAACGGCTACACGGGTAAACGGCCGTGAGCGGACGCTTGGTGGGTCACAAATCGTCTTCCGTCGGGCCTGTTTTGGAGGCGATACGCGCAAGCATCACCGGACCTAGCTCCTCGCCGTCGTGAAAGGCCCACACAAAGTCCGGCCAACCGAATCGCCTAAGGACTCTATGACAGCCGCCGGACTCGCGCTTTACTTACCAACCGATCCGCAGCAATCCGGCGAGCACGTGACGCGCCTTGGTTGAGGGCCATGAGCTCATGCCGCAAGCGCGAATAGCTGGAGGTCGTCGGGCACCGGTTCACCGTGCTCCACTCGATCTGCCAGCACTCGCGACGCCAGTGCCTGGACGCGCGCGACCGCTTCCGCCTTGCTGGTCCTGTACGCAAGCGTACCTGGAAGTGCGGGGAAGTCGGCTATCCACCGCCCATCGTATTCCAGTTCCGTCTCAATCAGCAATCGCATACCAGCCCCAGTCCTCGCCAGGCGACCTCGCATGAGTATTCGACTCCGACGTTGGCATACTCGCTAACCCGCCGTGCGGCGCGGGCCTCCGCCTCTGCAGGCCCGTTCGGGTGCCGGCGCACGACCTCCTGAACCAGCACCTATTCCCAGGCGAGGACGAGGCCGGCGTTTGGGTGCTATACATACGTTCATGGAAACGCCGCATACAGACCCGAATCCGGCCCAATGGGATCCCGGTCTCTATACAAGGGCCCATTCATTCGTCTGGCAGGCGGCCCACTCCCTCGTGGACCTGCTGAACCCGCAGCCTGGGGAGCGCATCATGGATCTCGGTTGCGGCACCGGGCAACTTACCCGCACACTCGCGGACAGCGGAGCAACGGTAGTGGGAGTCGACCGGTCACCGGAGATGATCGAGGCCGCGAAAGCCGCATATCCCGGCCTCGATCTCCGAGTGATGGACGCGCTTCACCTGACAAGCGACGAGCCGCTCGATGCGGTGTTCTCGAACGCCGCGCTGCACTGGATACCGCGCGCGGACGTGGTGGCCCGCAACATCGTGAATATCTTGCGGCCGGGAGGCCGTTTCGTGGCGGAGTTCGGCGGGAAGGGTAATATCCGCACGATCCTTGCGGGGCTGCGGGAGGCAATACACACGGAAACGGGGCGGATGGTGATGAACCCGTGGTATTTTCCAACCATCGCGGAATACGCCGCCGTATTGGAACGGGCCGGGCTGGAAGTCACGTTTGCCCAATTGTTCGACCGGCCCACCCCGGGGGAAGGCCCGGACGCAATGCGCAACTGGCTTCGGATGTTCTGCGGAACGATGCTGGACGCGATCCCCGGGGAGAAGCGCGAAGCGGTAATATCGCGGTGCGAGGACAACTGCCGCCCGAGTCTGTTCCGCGACGGCGTATGG is a genomic window of Armatimonadota bacterium containing:
- a CDS encoding D-alanyl-D-alanine carboxypeptidase family protein → MKKLPVAIFVVLSLVIVVRLPGPATVHAQPAAVLDRAVELASKGASLMPPDQLRRWAPDAVTGASATRVDAAAMNVIRRAEKAFILDPSASSLDLIPEPDRTRFKDFQWDPDDYPGGPVGPHEEVALAQDAALSRIRAERRANSTATAVVRESEFNNDVWKYIESEERVVPGQERFKLNRWALASFIAMREAAKRDGVDIVILSSNRLPATAAQNATRESNSYAVARFSSHILGLAMDIQLRDVALAVSETSTRPMSNVIAMRRSRAHKWMFLRGAAFGWYPYQHEPWHWEYNPPGFRERFWNGYTGKRP
- a CDS encoding methyltransferase domain-containing protein, with amino-acid sequence MGAIHTFMETPHTDPNPAQWDPGLYTRAHSFVWQAAHSLVDLLNPQPGERIMDLGCGTGQLTRTLADSGATVVGVDRSPEMIEAAKAAYPGLDLRVMDALHLTSDEPLDAVFSNAALHWIPRADVVARNIVNILRPGGRFVAEFGGKGNIRTILAGLREAIHTETGRMVMNPWYFPTIAEYAAVLERAGLEVTFAQLFDRPTPGEGPDAMRNWLRMFCGTMLDAIPGEKREAVISRCEDNCRPSLFRDGVWVADYRRLRVMAIKPS
- a CDS encoding type II toxin-antitoxin system HicB family antitoxin; its protein translation is MRLLIETELEYDGRWIADFPALPGTLAYRTSKAEAVARVQALASRVLADRVEHGEPVPDDLQLFALAA
- a CDS encoding PQQ-binding-like beta-propeller repeat protein produces the protein MLSRSRCITALSLVLLAAMAPRPSSAQQVSVIAAGKNAMAPATADGIVYFLSDDSRLYAVNAADGSPVSGFPADIAAAVNDGSKPIGRPSIYDAGDGKGIYVATDNGGVVRFGADGAVKWVYKGASDKLYVPNVYSPALTADGDVFAVSTYSGAGHVIKLRAADGGFVIASPGMPNASALAVVDGYVYSGNNGATVLNTSDLSIRAGLGSSSTNFGPAYIVGNSLFMASNTGGGYLYKANRTTLAFDATFAGAGAASVSADGVNCIFADTTAKPAPKLYAATGGLLWPTVYEVDGATGATKTLIQTPLLGIPYGIVINRSNNTLAFSCIQANISTGEVKYVLYQVSIADPVNGVRISPNLQGELTLPAFDPITKRFFVGSTGAVNGILYGFDSM
- a CDS encoding sugar ABC transporter permease produces the protein MPGIVGLVGFTIYPVLMSLYYSFCNYSVLKSPKWVGLQNYQVLANDSQLRVALWNTLVFGVMSIPLGILTAFLLANLLNQKVRWMPMFRTVFYLPSVVPAVAGAVLWIWVLNPQFGILNVGLMHLGIHNPPGWLSDPAWSKPALAIMGMWGVGGWMVIFLAGLQDVPTELHESAQLDGASAFQSWWHISVPFMSPHLFFASVMGLIGVSSYFAQPMVMTGGGPADSTLFYAQYLFMNAFQWFKMGYACAMAWSLAIVLMILTWLVFRSSSKYVYYAGE
- a CDS encoding carbohydrate ABC transporter permease, encoding MRKTVFQQLISYLLLIALSIVFIVPFVWLVTTSVKPDDQILHYPPIWIPHPFNWRNYADGLTAIPFALYLRNTLLICAAVVAGTVLSCSMVAYGLSRIPWKGRDVLFYALVGTMLLPPQVTMVPVFSIFKNLGWLDTYLPLTFPAFLGGAFSVFLLRQFFRSIPNELTEAARMDGTTEFDNYWRIILPLAKPALWTVGLFAFIGAWNDYLGPLIYLFDDRKYTLSLGLAMFRTQYGAEWGQMMAVSTVVTVPLVILFFFTQRTFVQGITMTGIKG